One window of the Dermacentor andersoni chromosome 10, qqDerAnde1_hic_scaffold, whole genome shotgun sequence genome contains the following:
- the LOC140213417 gene encoding uncharacterized protein yields MMVFMEKFVEALQAVGTVVWQHGTETVRSKVHSICCSVDAPARAAVTNQTQFNGRFGCCWCLTCAEQIEGTPRYIQTDFALRTEEGVLRDMKLALELNTPVNGIKGPSPRINLNLFNPVLSQAVDYMHCVLLGVTRQLTEFWLDSANSQEPFYIGAPSTIAKLDKRLLSICPPHCFTRLPRSLADRCFWKASEWKKWLLYYSLPTVLGVLPPRFWRHMSMLAEAIFTLLKSEISPTDLQCAGKLFTCHLLESFMCRAANLYGTRFMTFNVHQLRHLTSSVEHLGPLWANSAFPFEAGNGKLTKMVKAAKGAPTQILERVTLEGELELALHLLSLPHDVVRFCERLLGNVPIKKVTRIDNVCLFGAPVTAMLSERELQSVQNFLDTTCAVIEEYSRMSFEGTIIHSQQYRKAKKSDCSVVASHDGKFFIVSHILHVIDGISGVVLLLCQKLGIGENADGFPPHIQECFLSPVDTCVVLKPASVAMPALFIDFEAESKQYVCALPNIVERD; encoded by the exons ATGATGGTGTTTATGGAAAAATTTGTGGAGGCATTGCAGGCTGTTGGAACTGTTGTGTGGCAGCATGGAACAGAAACGGTTAGATCTAAAGTTCATTCCATCTGCTGTTCAGTTGATGCACCAGCCCGTGCAGCAGTGACAAACCAGACACAGTTCAATGGAAGGTTCGGCTGCTGCTGGTGCCTGACCTGTGCAGAACAAATCGAAG GTACTCCTCGTTACATCCAAACGGACTTTGCACTGAGAACAGAAGAAGGGGTCCTGAGAGACATGAAGCTTGCCCTTGAGCTGAATACGCCAGTGAATGGCATCAAGGGTCCATCGCCCCGGATAAACCTTAATTTGTTCAATCCAGTGTTGAGCCAGGCAGTTGACTACATGCACTGTGTGCTGCTTGGAGTGACAAGGCAGCTTACCGAGTTTTGGCTGGACAGTGCAAACTCCCAGGAGCCGTTCTACATCG GTGCTCCTTCAACTATAGCCAAGCTGGATAAACGTCTCCTGAGTATTTGCCCACCCCACTGCTTCACACGGCTGCCACGGTCCTTGGCAGACAGGTGCTTCTGGAAGGCGAGCGAGTGGAAGaagtggctgctctactactctcTGCCAACAGTACTTGGAGTGCTGCCGCCGCGGTTCTGGAGGCACATGTCAATGCTGGCCGAAGCCATTTTCACTCTGCTCAAGAGTGAAATTTCACCAACTGATCTTCAATGTGCAGGTAAATTGTTTACTT GTCACCTGCTTGAATCATTTATGTGCAGAGCTGCAAACCTCTATGGGACTCGCTTCATGACTTTTAACGTCCACCAGCTTCGCCATCTGACGTCAAGCGTGGAGCATCTGGGTCCCCTTTGGGCAAACTCAGCGTTTCCCTTCGAAGCAGGGAATGGGAAGCTCACAAAGATGGTAAAGGCAGCAAAAGGAGCTCCGACACAAATACTGGAGAGAGTCACTCTGGAAGGAGAGCTGGAGCTTGCGCTGCATTTGCTTTCTCTTCCGCATGATGTGGTGAGGTTTTGCGAAAGACTGCTTGGCAATGTTCCTATTAAGAAAGTGACTCGAATTGATAATGTATGCTTATTTGGAGCACCAGTTACAGCTATGTTGTCCGAGCGGGAACTGCAATCTGTGCAAAATTTCTTGGACACAACATGTGCTGTAATTGAGGAATATTCAAGAATGAGCTTTGAAGGCACAATTATACACAGCCAGCAGTatagaaaagcaaagaaaagtgactgtTCTGTCGTTGCAAGCCATGATGGGAAATTTTTTATAGTTTCCCATATATTGCATGTAATTGACGGCATTTCTGGCGTGGTTCTCTTGCTTTGTCAGAAACTGGGAATTGGTGAAAATGCTGATGGTTTTCCTCCTCACATCCAAGAGTGTTTTTTGTCGCCTGTTGACACTTGTGTTGTTTTAAAGCCTGCTTCTGTTGCAATGCCGGCTTTGTTTATAGACTTTGAGGCTGAAAGCAAGCAGTATGTATGTGCATTGCCCAACATTGTAGAACGGGATTGA